GATAAGCTGATATTTTCAATGATCAGTCAAGCTGTGACTGAACAAAGAATCCTTGAATGACAAGTATCGGTTTAAAGAAATTAGAACAAATTTCTCTCATCTGAGATTCccaatatattgaatgaaattaCTGTCTGGAACAAAGAATAATATTTAAGGTTTGCAAGTGTGTGCGTCTGCCAGTGTGAGCTAGTGTGAGCGGAAGATCAGATGTATTAAGCTGCTAATCATGATGGCCAGCTCTTGCTGACTATTAAGAAAAACGCATGTAGAATTTGCCACCCTGGCCCCTATGAAGTGTGGGTAATTACCGCTAATGTATCATAGTCTATGCATGACCGTAACATTACGTTTCAAAGGGCGGACAGTGAAACACCTCTGacataaatgttttattcattcataatCCTGCTATTATTCATTTCAAACTCAAATTTTACATCATTAACAGTTTTTGCATGAATTAAGAGTTCTTTCATATTAAGTTCAGGCACACATTTCTCAGTgctaaaatgatttccttggatACAACATAAATTTGTGTCGATGCGGTGAAAAATTACAATGGCCTTTTCACCGTCAACCCTCCAAAAACATAATGTTATAGCAAGGAATGCATATGTCCACTTTTGCACGGACTACTAAGTTCCTGAGCTTTATTTGGCCATAAGACCTGAACGTTTTCATCAGACTTTTTCGTTTCTTGTTAACACGGCTTACACGTCAGTCTTTTAGAAACACTGATTTATTGATACTAAAAGTCTAAAGAAAAAGGTTGCAACCCGCAGATTTGATCTCATTTATTTTGAGTCATCAGCACATTATCTGTTGGAAATTGTAATGCTGTTTTCTGTATTATTTATCATGGGTCCACATTATTTTAAGAAAGCTTGTTATTATTTTAAGAAAGGTACTGCACATCTTGACCACGGAATGTATCACacgctgttgttttctttgtttttttaaagtttggaGTGACACACGAGATCAAAACTAACTTGCAACTCACTTATGTAATCATTTGTCACAAGTTCTCTTAGCGGATTCATACttgcaaaacaaataaataaccaCAAGCCTAGCGCCTTAATGAGGTTTTTGCTGTAGAGTGAGAAAATAAAGTATGTAGCTCTCTGACTTGTTTCTATTAAATAATATAAGATATGAAGTAAATCCAGCTATCGACTGGAAACACACACGGCTCTCAATAGTGCCCGCATTATATACTACCAGATATATGATGGGACACCTTCTTACCAAGAGGGTACAAAGATAATCACGTGTGATATTTATACATCTATTGTAGAAGAAATTTTTTTAGACTGGAAAATCATTTAACATTTACCTTTCAATGCTTTGATGGGATCAGCTCAATTTCTACCCTTACAAATTAAACTGCAAACATACCTCCTATTACCTTGCGCATAATCACGTATGCACATAAGGAGACCTCATGTGATATTATGATTCCAGAGGCATCTAAATACAGTGTTGTGAAGACAAAGGATCATGGAGGGTAGTAATGGCTGCATTATTACTCCTCTTATTGTGCCTTAATTAGTGGCATTTAATTATGTACTAATGCAGCGAGGGCTATTAAAGACACTGAGACCTGCTGATCAGGGAATTAaagaaacacacatacacacacctacATGCGCACTTTTCACACAGACACATTTGCTGTGCTGTAAAATTTCAGTTGCCTTTAACTAGGAATTAGAGACACCCTGCAGAGAAAgcgtttgtgtgtgagtgtctgtAGATTAAACACAAAGTGCAGATTAAGTAGAGAGGTAGAGAAAGCTAAATACAACCACCAAACAGATTGGCAAGGGATTATGAAAAAACACGAAAAAGATAGGAAGATTGgatgaggaaagaaaaaaataagggCTGATCACTTTTATGTGTATCTTGCTCGTCAGCAAGGACACCCAAATATGTTCTAATTTTCCACTCCCACACATCTACTCCACTGGTGCATCTCAATTATTTGTTCAGAGGCTGGTGTGACAATAGTGTCGGCTGTGGGAGCCTTTGGGATGCTAAACAGGGGACAGGAGGTTAAATATAAGTCATTTTCAGTGGGATGAACCTGAGGCTTTGTGCTGCTGGAGAGGAGAAGCTTCAAAGCTTCATTAAAGCAGAGCAAACAAAAGAGCAAACTTGATCCGATCTCCCTGTCTGCTTTTGAAGATGTGGAGCTGCGGCCCAAAGTGCTGGCTCATAATATCCATCAGAGGATCATATAGGCCTGTCCTGGACACAGCATGCATCGGCACATACATGCTCCAGATCATGTTATAAAGCCCACACTTGCTTTAATGGAAGATGACAGCAGGATTTCAATGTAATCGTCCCTGTGAGTAAAGTTTTTAGACAGTTCTCTTTTTGTGAAATGCTCTTCTTCCCTTTGATGACCTTAAGTTTCATATTCAGATTCTAAActctatatatataaaaaaaaaacatttacacaaTTCTCCTGCTGTTTGATATCTATATGGCGTCCCTTCATAGGCTTACCAAATTGTGATGTCTGAGTGGTGTTTAAAATGTTTCTTGGGTTAAAAGCTCAAATTTAATTTATGTCTGTTACTGTaaaaaatataatactgcaTGATCACAGGTTTCCTGCCTACCTCTATTATTTGAAGTTCCACAGTTACAGCTAAAAATAAAGTAGAAAATAACAGATCTGATTAAATTAGAGATCTGTTGTGTATAAAGATCTAAAATATGCCTTTAAGAGAGCAGCCCATGGTGTGTAAAGTAGCCTGTTattgtcacttcctgttgtgGATGATAATATAAATAACTGCGTATTAAACTCTTTCTAACGTGCACAGAAAAAAATCTTAAACCACATAAAATCTGGACATTTGTATCCTTCAAGCGTTGTAACTTGGTGTCACAGTGATTTGCATGAATGTGTAAAGGTGCCAGAGTCCAATTGTATTTATCTCCTTCTTTCACTTAGGTCACTAACTGTGTAAAATGGGATTCCATTTAGATTCACATAGTAATTTCGATTGAAACGTGTGTTTGAATAAATACAATACCAACGATGCGGTTTCAACTTCTTTATAAATATCTTCAGATAAATAGTGTTATAATACAAGCATGACATGTTCAATGCACTGctaaatcacacacacacacgcacacacacacacacgcacacacacacacacacacacaaagtgcaACAGGCCTATagttcaaattaaatttttcaaaaagcaaaaaggCCTACTTGTCTTTAGCCGACAGAGCTGCCATAGgttacaacaaaataaatagcaTGACATCAAAAATATAAACAGGTGTTAGTTTGCGTTCGGAAGGAATGCCAGACTGTTTGTCCCCTAAATGAAGCTTTCTTTGGGTTTAGCGTTTCTACTTTGTCTGATTGTATTTATCAATGCCACATTACAGTATGTGGTAAATGCCCTTACAAAGAgtgcaaataaaatgtgatttCATCAACATGGGTctaatgaaaaaaatcattacaCAGCACAATGTTATAGTTTTAACAACTTTCTTACAGCAACACTCAACTTAAACTTTGAAGTCTCTGAAGGGGCCTGTTCTGTTTTATTTCGTGTATAAACCTCATTGTCTCTTGTTTGTGTGACCTTTCAAAGAAGAACCTTCAATTTACCCGGTTAGGACAGCAGAAGAGCCGGGTGTAGGGGGTTTGCTTTCCCCTCTAGCAGATCGCTCTTCTCCATCACTGAAGCCGGCGAGCAGAGCTGGACCGGGCCCGACTGCAGCCCCGTCAAACCAGGCACCGGACCCAAGGACGGGGTGGGTTTTATTGGCATCGGAACGGCGGGCAGAGTTTGCCCGTTGGCATTGTGGTAGAGGCCTTTTGCTGACACGCTGAAGGGCGCATATTCGGATGATGCTGCTGGCACAGGCACGCCACTCATGGACTCTGACAGCACGCCGACGTGCGGCCACATAGAATTGACCACGCTGCTGAGCTGAGGGGGCACCGGGTAACCGAGGTGGTGCATGACCGAAGTGAGGGGAAGCCCGCTGGCCACCACACCCTTGTAGTCCCGTCCTATAATGTTCTCGATGGCGAACGGGTGTTTAAACCCACCGGGCTGTGCGCATGTGACTCCCCCGTAACCCTGAAAGTGTGGGAGCCGACCCACACTTGCCGTGGCGGCAGAGGGGTCGTGGTGACCGGATGTTGTGCCCAGCTTGCTGCCAgggtggtggtgatggtggaaGTAATGCATCATCGGGGAACTCTTGCAGGCCATATGCTCGGGACGCAGAACCTTGAAGCGCTTCCGTCTCCTTAGAAAGCTGCCGTTTTCGAACATGTCACCGCAGTCCGGGTGCAGCGCCCAGAAGCTGCCTTTCCCTGGCTGATCAGGCCGTCGAGGAATCTTTATGAAGCAGTCGTTAAACGACAGATTATGTCGCAGAGAATTCTGCCACCTCTGGGTGTTCTCTCGATAGTATGGAAAGCGATCCATGATGAATTTATAAATGTCACTCAAAGGCAGCATCTTCTCGGATGAGTTCTGGATGGCCATCGCTGTCAGTGATATATAGGAGTAAGGAGGCTTCTGGTCGCTATAAGAGTTTTTCCCAGGACGGGGCATAACTTACTGATTTCTTGAaatttgaatgttaaaataaaataacctgTAGTTATATTCTGAACGCTATTTTTATGAAGCTATTTCACACTCCTCACATCAGTCTCCATCTGACAGATCTGTTCCAAAGTTCTGAGCCATCAGATTAGATCACCTGCGTTATATCGATTAACAGAGAGTTACCCAAAGGCCCGCCGATGACAGGTAAGATCCTTGAGAGGTTCTcgcatccaaaaaaaaaatctgtctttgACTGTCTCTTCGCCGAATGCTGCTCATTTAAGTTGAGCGTAAAATTCAGTCTCCGTGCGTAAAAGTTGAGAGGTCCTCTGAGTTCCCCTTGCTTCCACGGCTGTTGTTTGATTTGCTGTTTGTGCGCGGCGTGGCTCCTCTCTTCTTGTGCGATGCTCCTACTCGCCGAGCTCTGTTTTTGTAAGACCCCCGCAGGTCGCCGGCTCTATTATCTATTATCCAGACACTTAGGGGACGCGTCAAGAGAGAGcggggttgtgtgtgtgtgtgtcagtatgtgtgtgtggtcgtGTTGGTGGTGGGGGGTATCAC
This Odontesthes bonariensis isolate fOdoBon6 chromosome 6, fOdoBon6.hap1, whole genome shotgun sequence DNA region includes the following protein-coding sequences:
- the foxb2 gene encoding forkhead box protein B2, whose protein sequence is MPRPGKNSYSDQKPPYSYISLTAMAIQNSSEKMLPLSDIYKFIMDRFPYYRENTQRWQNSLRHNLSFNDCFIKIPRRPDQPGKGSFWALHPDCGDMFENGSFLRRRKRFKVLRPEHMACKSSPMMHYFHHHHHPGSKLGTTSGHHDPSAATASVGRLPHFQGYGGVTCAQPGGFKHPFAIENIIGRDYKGVVASGLPLTSVMHHLGYPVPPQLSSVVNSMWPHVGVLSESMSGVPVPAASSEYAPFSVSAKGLYHNANGQTLPAVPMPIKPTPSLGPVPGLTGLQSGPVQLCSPASVMEKSDLLEGKANPLHPALLLS